The following is a genomic window from Jannaschia sp. S6380.
GAAATTCGCCTGCTCATCCAGGATGGCACGCGCCTCGGGCCCGAGGGCGGCGCTGTTGAAGGCGAAGTTGATCGTGGTCGGCACCTCGGCGGCGAAGCGGCCGCCGAGATGGTTCAGGGCCGGGGCTTCGCCGGTCATGACCAGCATGTTCTGCATGGTCGGGGTGCCGAAGTTGCCCTCGTCCACCTCGAACCCGGCCGGACGGTTGAACTGCGTCCCCGTGCAGGCCGACAAGGCGGTCATGCCCAGGCCCAGGGCCACGAAGCGGCGGGAGTAGTTGCTGTTTTTCATCATCTTACTCCAGCACGTAGCCATAGTTGCCCGAGAAGTCCTGGGCCGCCGCGTCCCCGCCCCGGCTGCTTCCGACGGTGTTGGTGTCGCTGCCCGAGACACGGCCGTAGAGGAACAATTCGTTCTCCGTCGGCGGCCGGATACGGTCGGTGGGGAGCGTCAGCGCCTCGCCCGAGGTGGGCGACACGAGGTTCGCCGTGACGATGATCACCAATTCGGTCTGCTGGCGGTTGAACCGGGCGGACCGGAACAGCGCACCGATGATCGGCAAGTCGCCCAGAAGCGGAACCTGACGGGCGGCATCGACGAAATCGTCCTGCAGGATGCCCGCGATCGCGAAGCTCTGCCCGTCGCGCAGCTCGATCGTCGTCTGGGCGCGCCGGACGTCGAAGTTCGGGATGAACGCGCCGTCGACATTCGTCGTCGAGTCCGAAACCGAGGAGACCTCGCTTTGCAGGACCAGGTTGATGATGTCGTCGGTCACGACGGTCGGCACGAAATCGAGACCGACGCCGAAGGGCTTGAACTCGATGCCCACGTTGCCTTCGTCGTCGACGACGGGTACGGGGATCTCGCCTCCCGCCAGGAAGCTGGCCGATTGCCCGGTCAGCGCCGTCAGGTTCGGCTCGGACAGGGTGCGGACGACGCCCTTCTCCTCCAGCGCCGCCAGCAGGATCTCGATCCGCGCGGAATCGATGCCGAAGCCCACGCCGAACGCGCCCGCGGCGCCGCCGGACCCGCCGACATCGGCCGTGTCGCTGGCGAAGGCCACGTCGGTTCCGATGACGTTGAGCTGTGCGCCCAGTTCCTTGGACACGCTTCGCGACATCTCGGCGAAGCGCACCTTGAGCTGGACCTGCTGGCTGCCGCCGACGGCCATCATGTTCAGGACGCGACCGGGGGCGTAGCGATCGGCGATCTCCATCGCCTGGTCGACATGCTGGATCGAGGAGACGGTGCCCGAGAGGACGATTCCGTCATTGGCGGTGCGGACCTCGATATGTTCGCTGGGCATCAGCTCGCGCAGACGTTCCTTGAACTCGGCGATGTCGGGGGTGACCTGCACCTCGACATTCGTGATCAGGCGTCCGTCGGGCCCCAGAAGCGTCAGCGTCGTCCGGCCGGGCTGCTTGCCCAGCACGTAGACGGTGCGTTCCGAAAGCGTCGCGATGTCCGCGATCAGGGGGTTCGCTACCGAAAGTTCGGCGAAGGGAACCTCCGACTCCAGGACGATGGCCCTGTTCAGCGGCACCCGAAGTGCGGATTGCGTCCGTCCCTCGCTCAGGCGGAGGGTCTGTGCATGGGCCTGCAGGATCGGCGTGCCGGATACCAGCACCCCGAGCATCGCTGCCCGAAGAATTGTTCGAAGTTTCATGTGACCTGCCTCTCTGATCACGCTGCTCAAGCGGCGGATCTTTTGCCCGCATCGACGCAAACCATGGCAGATCGCCGAATTATTGCAACGCCGGGGCCATGAATCCCCATGAAACAGGGCCTGCAGGACACACATCGCCGTTATTCGGTCACATTCCCGGACGGCGACAGGCCGCGCCTGATCGGGGCGCGGCCTGCGGTTTTCGTCGGAAGTTCCGTCCTAGCCTTCGACGGGGCAGGGGATGGGGATCAGGACCAGCTCGGCGCCCTTGCGGGTGCGGATGGTGCAGGTGCGCGCCTGTTCGACCGTTTCCTTCGGGCCGAGGATCTGATCGAGCGTCGCCTGGACCTGCGCGGATTCCGTTTCGTCGCGCACACCGACCAGAGCCAGCGTCAGGCGGCCGGTGGCCTGGGCCTGGGCCAGCTTGGCCACGACCGTGGGCGTCGCCTCGACAGTGACGTTTCGGGCGATGGTGGGGCTGTTCCGCTCCTCGTCGGTCTGCTGGTCGATGGCGATCAGGGGCAGGTTCGCGTGGATCAGTCGGGTGACCCCGCCCTGTTCGCGGTTGCCCGTCCAGTAGACGTCCACCCGGTCGCCCGGCCGCAGGAAGCCGGAAACACCGGAGTTCACGTCGACCTGCAACGCGAAGGCGCGCATCCCGGGCGTCAGGGCGGCGGCCAGGCCCGCATCGGCGCCGGGCTGGGTGACCTTGACCAGCAGCACCGGCTCGTCGCGTTCCATGACGCGCAGCACGGTGCGTTCCCCTTCGCGTTCGGGGGGGAAGATCTTCTCCATCGAGTCGAAGGTGCCGATGGGCAACGCGTCGGCCGGCCATTTGACGGCGCGCACGTCCTCGGGCTGCAGCACGTCGCCGTAACGCAACTGCCGGGTCACGACATAGACGTCCTTGACCGGCACGACCGCTTCCTGGGTGCGGGCCAGGGCGTCCTGATATTGGGAGAAGCGGCCGCTGGCCGTCTTGACTGCGAACCCGGCGAGGCCGAGGCCCACCAGCAGCAGAAGTCCGAAGATGAGGCGCATCTTTTCGTTTCCTCGTGAAGCTCGTGCCGCGCAATCGCGGCGATCGTTTCCCTATTGGCGTCGGATTGCGGCAAGAGGATGGTGACGACGGGGTTATCCGATGGAAGCCGGGGTCCCGACGGCAAGGCGCCCCGGGAACGGGTCCCCGGGGCGCCTGGCAATCTTGTCGATCCGTGGATCGGAGGCGATCAGCCGCCGGTCGTGGACGAGGACGAGGAGGAGCCGCTCAGGCCGGCGTTGAAGAGCTCCTTCGATGCCTTGACATGGTCGACCTCCAGCTGCGTCTTCATCTCGGCGGAGACGTTACCGACGCCGGTCGAGACGACGCCCATGACGGCCAGGCCCAGGCCCACGAGGGCGGCGGTCAGCACGACCCAGTCGACGGTCACGGCGCCGTCTTCGGCTTTCAGGAAGGTGTTGATGGACTTCAGCATTTGTTCGTTCCTTAGGTTCACTTCGGTTTCACATCGTCGGGCCGTGCTGCCCTTTCGATGAGGTCGGTATGCTGGCCAAACGGGGCGGGAATGAGACCGGTTCGGGACCGTGTAGGGGAAAGTTCCGGGTTAAAGAAAGGTGAATTTCCGCTAACCCTCTGATCTTAAATGATGTCCGGACATGAATGCCGCGAAGGCCCCGTCTTTTCCGCTGATACCTGCCCCGCCCGCCAAGGCGATTCCGGCGTGCCGTTCGCCGATCACCTGCGACCTGGACGAAGCGGGGGTCGCGCCTGCCAGCACGACCCCCCTGTCCCTCGGTTCCATGAGCCAAGGTAGATGTGACGTGTCCCGCGTTGTCCTTTCCGCCTGCCAACGGATCGGTGGGGATTGCTCGATCGCCACGGTTCCTGCCCGAGTTTATCGGTGCTTGTTGATCCATCGCATTGGGCGGTCTGCCGTCGCCCGTCGCTTCGGATGCTTCCCGTATGTCGGGCAATTGAGGCAAGATCGTGTCCAATTCGGATTGAATTGCGGACACTCGGCGAAAATTCCCGGATTGTCGGCTGCACGGCAACAACAGCGGCCGCGGCAGCGCCCCGTACGGCGCCGAACTCCGCCCGGTTCACGGCCGGCGCGGGGCAATTGTCACATGCCGGGCGCAAAATTCGCGAAGGCGATGACAGGGCGGGGCGGCGGATGCCACATTGCCCGCAACAACAATCGCCAAAATGGCCGGGCAGTCAGACATGAAACCTATCCACGCAGCCGCGCTCGTCGGGGCGTTGTCGTTTGGCTGGCCTTCGGGGCCGGTCCAGGCCGAATTCACCTTCAAGCGGGTGCGGCCCCCGGCGGCGGACGCGTCGAACCGGATCAACATCCAGATCGACGCCGAGGCGTTCGCCGCGCAGTCGGCGCCGCGGCCCGGCATCCCGCAGGCGCCCGATACCCCGGCCACCCGGACGCGGCCCGCCGAACCGGCCGCGCGGTCGGATCACCAGGCGTGGTTCTGGTCGGCCATTTCGCCCGGCATCGCGCCGGAGCCCGGCCGGTTCCGCAAGGCGGCGCAGGTCGCCGCGCGTCCACCGGCCGGCAGCGGGATCGCGGCTCCGTCATTGCAACACCTGCGCGCGATCGCCAGGGCGCATGGACCCGAGATACTGGCGCGCTCGGTTGGCACGCGGGTGTCGCCTGCGCTGGTGCTGGCGCTGATCTCGGTGGAATCGGCGGGGCGGACGGATGCCGTCTCCCACAAGGGTGCGGCGGGCCTGATGCAGCTGATCCCCGCCACCGCGGAACGGTTCGGCATCACCGATGCGCGCGATCCGGCGCAGAACATCCGTGCAGGCGTCGCCTATCTCGACTGGCTGATGTCCGAGTTCGGCAATGATCCGGTCCTGGCACTTGCGGGCTACAATGCCGGTGAAGGGGCCGTTCGGCGCTATGAAGGCGTTCCGCCCTATGGCGAGACGCGGGCCTACGTGCCGAAGGTCATGGCCGCCTGGAACGTCGCGCGCCTGATGTGCCGCACCCCGCCCGAGATGCCGGGGGACGGTTGCGTGTTCGAGACGTCGCTGGTCGACAGCTAGCCGAACCGTGCCTATTCCACCACGTCCGACCAGTCGGCGTGCCTGCGCGCCTGCGCCTTGACGAAGGGGCAGAGCGCGATGACCCCGACCCCTTCGGCGCGCGCATCCGCGACCATTCTGTGAGCCAGCACCAAACCGACGCCCCGGCCGCGAAACGCGTCCGGCACGCCGGTATGGTCGACGATGATCTTTGTCCGGCCCAGGCGCGAATAGGTCATTTCCGCTTCCGCTCCGTCCGCGCGATAGACCCAGCGTCCGCCGCTCTCGCCGTCCTCGCGTGTGATGCGATCGGCGGGATCGGCCATTAGACCAGCGTCGCCTCCGTCCGTTCGCGCAGCTCCGCCTCGGTCACGCCGTCGGCCAGTTCCACAAGCTTCAGGCCGCCCGCGACCACGTCCAGCACGCCCAGGTTCGTGATGATCCGGTCGACCACCCCCGTGCCGGTCAGCGGCAGGGTGCATTCGCGCAGGACCTTGGACTGCCCGTGCTTGTTGGCGTGGTCCATCACCACGACCACGCGCCCCACGCCCGCGACCAGGTCCATCGCGCCGCCCATGCCCTTGACCAGCTTGCCGGGGATCATCCAGTTCGCGAGGTCGCCGTTCTCGGCCACCTCCATCGCGCCCAGGATGGCGCAGGCGATCTTGCCGCCGCGGATCATCCCGAAAGACGTGGCGCTGTCGAAATAGGAGGTCCGCCGTAGCTCGGTGATCGTCTGCTTGCCGGCGTTGATCAGGTCGGGGTCGACCGCATCTTCGGTCGGGAAGGGGCCCATGCCCAGCATCCCGTTCTCGGATTGCAGGGTGATGTCCTTGTCGCCCACGTAATTGGCCACCAGCGTCGGGATCCCGATGCCGAGGTTCACGTACATCCCGTCTTCCAGCTCCTCGGCCGCGCGCGCGGCCATCTGGTTGCGATCCCAGGGCATCAGCTTGCCTCCCGAATGGTGCGTTGCTCGATCCGCTTCTCGTGTTCGCCCTGGATGATGCGATGCACGTAGATGCCGGGCAGGTGGATGTGGTCGGGGTCGAGCGATCCGGTCTCGACGATCTCCTCGACCTCGACCACGCAGGTGCGTCCGCACATCGCGGCGGGCGGGTTGAAGTTCCGCGCGGTCTTGCGGAACACCAGGTTGCCCGTCGCGTCGGCCTTCCACGCCTTCACGATGGCCAGGTCCGCCACGATCCCGCGTTCCAGGATATAGTCCTGACCGTCGAACTCCTTCACTTCCTTGCCGTCGGCGATGACGGTGCCGACGCCGGTCTTGGTGTAGAAGCCCGGGATGCCGCAGCCGCCGGCGCGCATGCGCTCGGCCAGCGTGCCCTGCGGCGTGAATTCCAGTTCCAGCTCGCCCGATAGGTACTGGCGCATGAATTCCGCGTTCTCGCCGACATAGGAGGAGATCATCTTCTTCACCTGCCGCGTCTGCAGCAGGATGCCGATGCCGAAATCGTCGACGCCGGCATTGTTGGACGCGAAGGTCAGGTCCTTCGTTCCGGCTTCCTTGATCGCCTGCAGCAGAAGCTCCGGGATGCCGCAGAGGCCGAATCCGCCCGCCGCGATCGTCATGCCATCCCGAAGGAGCCCGTCTAGGGCCTCCGCGGCCGAGCCGTAGACCTTCTTCATATCCGCCCCTTCCCGATTGCGCCTGCACCGGTCGTATCGCCTGCACCGGACGGTTTCAATCCGCCCCCGCGTCCCGGCGCGCGGGCGGCCCGGGCCCTAGCCGCGCAATGCCTCGGCTATCTGCGCGAGCTGCCCTTCGGCGAATGCGTCGAAGGCCGGGCCCGGCTGCCGCTTCGTGAAAGTGTCGGCAAACGGATCGGCTGCGATGGTTGCGGAGCGGGCCATCGTCGCGACGACGCCATGTGCGCAGAACGGAACGTAGACCTCCGAATATCCGCCCTCGTGCGCCAACATCACGCGGCCGTCGCAGATATCGTCCGCCAGATCCATCACCTGCGACGTCATCATTCGGAACGTCTCGGCCGTGGCCAGCATCCGGCCCAACGGGTCGATTACGGCCGCGTCGAGGCCGCAGGCCACGATGATTATCTCGGGTGCATGCGCGCGGATCGCGGGCAGGACGAGGCGTTCCATCGCGGCCAGATACGTCCGGTGGCCGGCCCCCGGCGGCAGCGGGACGTTCAGGTTTGTGCCATGTGCGCCGCGCACGTCGAAGCCGCCGGTGTCCAGCGGATAGTTCCGCTCCTGATGGATCGACACGGTCAGGATGTCGGGATCGTCCAGAAAGATCGCCTCCGTCCCGTTGCCATGATGGACGTCCCAGTCCAGCACCGCGACACGGGCGCACTGGTCGCGTGCACGGGCGCGTTCGATCGCAAGCGCGATGTTGGCCAGCAGGCAGAATCCGTTGGGCCGGTCGGGCAGGCAGTGGTGCCCCGGCGGGCGCGACAGGGCATAGGCGTTGGCCATGTCGCCCGCCAGCACGGCCTCGACCGCGTCCGCGACCAGCCCGGCGGACAGGGCCGCGATCTCGTAGCCGCCGGGCCCGAACGGCGCGCGCAGGCCCAGCTCGCCGCCCCCCGCTTCGGACGCGGCGGCGAAGGCGTCCAGATAGTCCGCCGGGTGGACGCGCAGCAGATCCTCGCGCGTGAGGGGCGGGGCGGTGCGCTCCTCGAGTTCGGCCATAAGGCCGGTCACGCGCAGCAGGTTGACCAAGCGCCGCTTGGTCTCGGGGTTCTCTGGCAGGCCGCCGCCGCCGGCGATCGGCTGGACCAGCCCGCCGACCGGCGCCATCTGCGCGTAGTTGCCGCCGCCATGCCAGAGGCAGCGTTCATCATGGAAGAAACCAGTCGCCATCGTTCACCTCCGGGTGGGCGGTTTCGCGTAGGGTGGGAAACCGCCGTCCGAAAGTCACGCCCGAACCGGCCGGGTCAGAGACCGGGATAGACGGGGAACCGGTCGCACAGGGCCTGGACCTTCGCCTTGACGGTCGCTTCCACCCGGTCGTTGCCGTCGGGTCCGTTCGCGGCCAGACCGTCGACCACCTCGACGATCAGGTCCCCGATCTCGCGGAACTCGGTCTCACCGAAGCCGCGCGTGGTTCCCGCCGGAGAGCCGAGGCGGATGCCAGAGGTGACCGTCGGTTTTTCGTCGTCGAATGGGATGCCGTTCTTGTTGCAGGTGATGTGCGCCCGGCCCAGCGCGGCCTCGGTCGCGTTGCCCTTGACGCCCTTGGGGCGCAGGTCGACCAGCATCAGGTGCGTGTCGGTGCCGCCGGTGACGATATCCAGCCCGCCGCGCATCAGCTGGTCGGCCAGGGCCTGCGCATTGGCGATCACCTGCGTTTGATAGTCCTTGAAACCGGGGCGCAGCGCCTCGCCGAAGGCCACGGCCTTGCCGGCGATGACATGCATCAGGGGGCCGCCCTGGATGCCCGGGAAGATGGCAGAGTTCACCTTCTTCGCGATCCCCTCGTCATCGGTCAGGATCATGCCACCGCGCGGGCCGCGCAGGGTCTTGTGCGTCGTCGTCGTCGCGACATGCGCGTGCGGGAAGGGCGAAGGGTAGTGACCGCTGGCCACGAGCCCGGCGAAATGCGCCATGTCCACCAGCAGGTAGGCGCCGACGCTGTCGGCGATCTCGCGCATGCGGGCGAAGTCGATGATCCGCGGGATCGCGCTGCCACCGGCGATGATCATTTTCGGCTGATGCTCCGTGGCGAGGTCCTGCACCTGGTCGTAGTCCAGCGTCAGATCTTGGCGCCGCACGCCGTACTGGACGGCGTTGAACCACTTGCCCGACTGGTTCGGACGTGCGCCATGGGTCAGGTGACCGCCCGCGTCGAGCGACATGCCGAGGATCGTGTCGCCCGGCTGCAGCAGCGCGGTATAGACGCCCTGGTTGGCCTGGGACCCAGAATTCGGCTGGACGTTCGCGAAGCCGCAGCCGAACAGCGCCTTGGCCCGCTCGATCGCCAGCTCCTCGGCAAGGTCGACATATTGGCAGCCGCCATAGTAGCGGCGGCCCGGATACCCTTCGGCATATTTGTTGGTCATGACGCCGCCCTGCGCCTCCATCACGGCGCGGCTGACGATGTTCTCGGATGCGATCAGCTCGATCTCGTCGCGCTGGCGGCCTAGCTCCCGTCGGGTGGCTTCGGCAATCTCGGGATCGGTCTCGGCCAGCGTTGCGGTGAAGAAGGTCTGATCGCGGTGAGGGGCGTTCATGGCATGCACTCCGGGGTCAAGGACTGGCCGGGTGATACGCCGCCCGACGCCGACATGAAAGCGACCAAAACGGCGCATCCGGGATCGGGCACGACCCGGACGGGTGCCTTGCCTTTCGGGCCCACGCGCGACAACCCTGTTTCGAAACCCGGACGGACCGCATGCCCCGCGCCAAGAACATCGCCTTCCTCGCCTCGGAGACGCCCGAGGCGCAGACTGCCCTGACCCGCCTGACCGGGCGCTACGGGCAGACCCCGTTGGAGGAGGCGGCGATCATCGTCGCGTTGGGCGGGGACGGCTTCATGCTGCAGACCCTGCACGGCACGATGCATGTCGACGCGCCGGTCTATGGCATGAACCGGGGCACGGTCGGGTTCCTGATGAACGATTACCGCGAGACCGGACTGACCGGCCGGCTGGCCCGCGCCGAGGAGGCGGCGATCAACCCCTTGAAGATGGTCGCGACCCGGATGAACGGCGAGATCGTGGAGGCCCTGGCGATCAACGAGGTCTCGCTCCTGCGGGCGGGGGCGCAGGCGGCGCGTCTGCGGATCAGCGTCGATGATCGCGTGCGGATGGAGGAGCTGGTCTGCGACGGCGCGCTGGTCGCGACGCCGGCCGGGTCGACCGCCTACAACTATTCCGCGCACGGCCCGATCCTGCCGATCGGGTCGGAGGTGCTGGCGCTGACGGCGATGTCGGCGTTCCGGCCGCGCCGCTGGCGCGGTGCGCTTCTGCCCAAGTCGGCGCGGGTTCGCCTCGACGTACTGACGCCGGGCAAGCGCCCGATGATGGCCGAGGCGGATGGGCAATCGGTGCGCGACGTCGTCTCGGTCGAGGTGGCAAGCGAGCCAGCCGTCCGCCACCGCCTGCTGTTCGATCCCGGTCACGGGTTGGAGGAGCGACTTCTGCGCGAGCAGTTTACCTGACGGCGCCCGGCTTTGGCCCGCCGGGGCGCCGCCCCGGACCCCGAGGTATTTGCGGCCAGAGGAAGCACCCCGCGCCTGCGCCTTGCGACCGGGGCCCGCACGGGACTACATGCGCCGCGACGTCCTGGAGAAAGCCATGCCCCGCACGCTCATCACTTCGGCCATTCCCTATATCAACGGGATCAAGCATCTCGGGAACCTGATCGGCAGTCAGCTTCCGGCGGATCTCTATGCCCGCTATGTCCGCGCGCGGGGGCACGAGGTCATGTTCATCTGCGCCACCGACGAACATGGCACGCCTGCGGAACTGGCGGCCAAGAAGGCCGGGAAGCCGGTCGCGGAATATTGCGCCGAGATGTGGCAGGTGCAGAAGGATCTGGCTGACGGTTTCCGCCTGTCCTTCGATCATTTCGGCCGGTCGAGCAGCCCGCAGAACCACCGCCTGACGCAGCATTTCGCGGGCAGGTTGGATGAGGCCGGCCTGATCGAGGAGCGGTCGGAGCGGCAGGTTTATTCCAAGGCGGACGGGCGGTTCCTGCCGGACCGGTATATCGAGGGGACCTGTCCGAACTGCGGCTATGAGCGCGCGCGGGGGGATCAGTGCGAGAACTGCACCAAGCAGCTGGATCCGACGGATCTGATCGCGCCACGTTCAGCGATCAGCGGCAGCACCGATCTGGAGGTGCGCGAGACGAAGCATCTCTACCTGTTGCAGTCCAAGCTGCGCGACCGGCTCGACGCCTGGATCGACGGGCAGGAGGGCTGGCCCGTCCTGACCACGTCGATCGCCAAGAAGTGGCTGCATGACGGGGACGGATTGCAGGATCGCGGCATCACGCGCGACCTCGACTGGGGCATCCCGGTTCGGAAGGGCGACGTGCCCTGGCCGGGGATGGAGGGCAAGGTCTTCTATGTCTGGTTCGACGCGCCGATCGAGTACATCGCCGGCACCGCCGAATGGGCGGATGCGACGGGCGGCGATTGGGAGCGTTGGTGGCGCGCCGACAAGGGGGCGGAGGACGTCCGCTACGTCCAGTTCATGGGCAAGGACAACGTGCCGTTCCATACGCTGTCCTTCCCGGCGACGATCCTGGGGTCGGGCGAGCCGTGGAAGACGGTCGATTACCTGAAGTCCTTCAATTACCTGAACTATGACGGCGGCCAGTTTTCGACCAGCCAGGGCCGTGGCGTGTTCATGGACCAGGCGCTGTCGATCCTGCCGGCGGATTACTGGCGCTGGTGGCTCCTGTCGCATGTCCCCGAAAGCAGCGACACCGAGTTCACGTGGGCGCGGTTCCAGGCCGACGTGAACAAGGATCTGGCCGACGTGCTGGGCAATTTCGTCAGCCGGGTGACCAAGTTCTGCCGTTCGAAGTTCGGCGAGGCCGTGCCCGAAGGTGGTGCATGGGGCGAGGCGGAGCGGGCGTTGGTCGCGCGTCTGGCCGAAGGTCTGACGCGCTACGAGGGCCATATGGACGCCATCGAGATCCGCAAGGCCGCGGCGGAATTGCGCGGCCTTTGGGTCGCGGGGAACGAATACCTGCAGGAGGCGGCGCCCTGGTCGACTTTCAAAACCGATCCGGATCTTGCGGCGATGCAGATCCGTCTGGGGCTGAACCTGATCCGGTTCTATGCCGTCCTGTCGGCGCCATTCATCCCGGACGCCGCGCAGGCAATGCTGCGGGCGATGGGGGACGAGGGTGCGGGCTGGCCCGATGACGTGGATGACGCGCTGGCCGCACTCGGCCCGGGCCATGCCTTTGCCGTGCCGGAGGTGCTGTTCGCCAAGATCACAGACGCGCAGCGCGAGGAATGGGAGGCGCGTTTCGCCGGCACCCGGGCATGAGTCGGTTGGGCGCGGTCGCGTTGCTCGTTCCCGACTACGACGAGGCCATCGCCGTCTCCCGCGCGCTGGACTGGCGGGTGGAGGAGGACGAGGACCAGTGGCGCAAGCGCTGGGTCACCGTCGCGGGCGGAGAGGCCCGGATTTTGCTGGCCCGTGCGGAGGGCGCCGAGCAGATGGCCGCCATCGGTGCCCAGTTCGGCGGGCGGGTGGGGCTTTTCCTGCGGAGCGACGACTTCGCCGGCGACGCCCGGCGGATCGAGGCCGCCGGTGGCACCTTCGAGGAAGCGCCGCGCGTCGAACCTTACGGCACCGTCGCCGTCTGGCGCGACCCCTGGGGCAACCGGTGGGATCTGATCGAACCTGCCTGAAGGTATCGCGGGAACGCAAAACTGGCTGGAACGTTATGGGAACATCCACCACAGGAGTTCCCATGGACAAGACGACCCAGACCCCCAAGCAGGACGCCCCCGGCAACGCCGACAAGGACCCCGATGACTGGACCACCGGCGACGAGCCGATGACCGGTGCGCAGGCGAGCTATCTCAAGACCCTGTCGGAGGAAGCCGGCGAGACTTTCGACCCGGACATGACCAAGGCCGAGGCGTCGAAACGCATCGACGCGCTTCAGGAGCGGACTGGTCGCGGCGCCTGATCGCGCATCCCGGCATCCGCGACACGGACCCCTTGAACGGCAGGCCGGGACATCCCAAATCTGTGGCGTCGGACGCCTTATCGGGTCCGGCGCAACCAGGGGCCCCCGTCCGCGCGAGGAGGGGGCCGTGAATGTATCGCTTTGAAAAGGATGCAGATATGCGAACCTATGATTTTACCCCCCTCTACCGTGCCACCGTCGGTTTCGATCGGATGGCGAACCTGCTCGACAGGGCAATGGCAGCCGACACCGCCACGACCTATCCGCCCTATAACATCGAGAAGACCGGCGAGAACGAGTATCGCATCTCGATCGCGGTCGCGGGCTTCACCGCCGACGAGCTGGGCATCGAGACGCGCGAGACGGCGCTGATCGTCACCGCCCGCAAGGCCGAGGAGGATGGCGAGAAGACCTACCTCCACCGCGGGATTGCCACGCGTGCGTTCGAGAAGAGCTTCCAGCTGGCCGACCACGTCCATGTGACGGGTGCGCGCCATGCCGACGGAATGCTGCATATCGAGCTGGAGCGTCAGGTGCCCGAGGCCCTGAAGCCGCGCCGCATCGAGATCGCCAAGGGCGAGGATGCGCCGGCGCTGGAAGGAACCTCCGAGACCGTCGAGGCCTGATCCCCAAGACTGTGCCTTCGGTTGAAGGAGTGGCGCGCGTCCCCGGAAACGGGGGCGCGCGTTCTTCGTGCGGGGTCCGTTAGCTGTCGGGGATCGAGATCAGGACCCATTCGCCTGCGCTGTCCACCCGGACGCCGCCTTCGGCGATCCGATCGGCAATCGCGCCGGTCTCGACCGCCGGACAACCGACGAGCGTCCGGGTATGGTCGAGATATTCGACGGTCAGCGCGTTCTCGCCGATGACCTGAC
Proteins encoded in this region:
- a CDS encoding GNAT family N-acetyltransferase, translated to MADPADRITREDGESGGRWVYRADGAEAEMTYSRLGRTKIIVDHTGVPDAFRGRGVGLVLAHRMVADARAEGVGVIALCPFVKAQARRHADWSDVVE
- the cpaB gene encoding Flp pilus assembly protein CpaB — encoded protein: MRLIFGLLLLVGLGLAGFAVKTASGRFSQYQDALARTQEAVVPVKDVYVVTRQLRYGDVLQPEDVRAVKWPADALPIGTFDSMEKIFPPEREGERTVLRVMERDEPVLLVKVTQPGADAGLAAALTPGMRAFALQVDVNSGVSGFLRPGDRVDVYWTGNREQGGVTRLIHANLPLIAIDQQTDEERNSPTIARNVTVEATPTVVAKLAQAQATGRLTLALVGVRDETESAQVQATLDQILGPKETVEQARTCTIRTRKGAELVLIPIPCPVEG
- a CDS encoding class II histone deacetylase encodes the protein MATGFFHDERCLWHGGGNYAQMAPVGGLVQPIAGGGGLPENPETKRRLVNLLRVTGLMAELEERTAPPLTREDLLRVHPADYLDAFAAASEAGGGELGLRAPFGPGGYEIAALSAGLVADAVEAVLAGDMANAYALSRPPGHHCLPDRPNGFCLLANIALAIERARARDQCARVAVLDWDVHHGNGTEAIFLDDPDILTVSIHQERNYPLDTGGFDVRGAHGTNLNVPLPPGAGHRTYLAAMERLVLPAIRAHAPEIIIVACGLDAAVIDPLGRMLATAETFRMMTSQVMDLADDICDGRVMLAHEGGYSEVYVPFCAHGVVATMARSATIAADPFADTFTKRQPGPAFDAFAEGQLAQIAEALRG
- a CDS encoding 3-oxoacid CoA-transferase subunit B, with translation MPWDRNQMAARAAEELEDGMYVNLGIGIPTLVANYVGDKDITLQSENGMLGMGPFPTEDAVDPDLINAGKQTITELRRTSYFDSATSFGMIRGGKIACAILGAMEVAENGDLANWMIPGKLVKGMGGAMDLVAGVGRVVVVMDHANKHGQSKVLRECTLPLTGTGVVDRIITNLGVLDVVAGGLKLVELADGVTEAELRERTEATLV
- a CDS encoding pilus assembly protein, which encodes MLKSINTFLKAEDGAVTVDWVVLTAALVGLGLAVMGVVSTGVGNVSAEMKTQLEVDHVKASKELFNAGLSGSSSSSSTTGG
- a CDS encoding lytic transglycosylase domain-containing protein; this translates as MKPIHAAALVGALSFGWPSGPVQAEFTFKRVRPPAADASNRINIQIDAEAFAAQSAPRPGIPQAPDTPATRTRPAEPAARSDHQAWFWSAISPGIAPEPGRFRKAAQVAARPPAGSGIAAPSLQHLRAIARAHGPEILARSVGTRVSPALVLALISVESAGRTDAVSHKGAAGLMQLIPATAERFGITDARDPAQNIRAGVAYLDWLMSEFGNDPVLALAGYNAGEGAVRRYEGVPPYGETRAYVPKVMAAWNVARLMCRTPPEMPGDGCVFETSLVDS
- a CDS encoding type II and III secretion system protein family protein; translation: MKLRTILRAAMLGVLVSGTPILQAHAQTLRLSEGRTQSALRVPLNRAIVLESEVPFAELSVANPLIADIATLSERTVYVLGKQPGRTTLTLLGPDGRLITNVEVQVTPDIAEFKERLRELMPSEHIEVRTANDGIVLSGTVSSIQHVDQAMEIADRYAPGRVLNMMAVGGSQQVQLKVRFAEMSRSVSKELGAQLNVIGTDVAFASDTADVGGSGGAAGAFGVGFGIDSARIEILLAALEEKGVVRTLSEPNLTALTGQSASFLAGGEIPVPVVDDEGNVGIEFKPFGVGLDFVPTVVTDDIINLVLQSEVSSVSDSTTNVDGAFIPNFDVRRAQTTIELRDGQSFAIAGILQDDFVDAARQVPLLGDLPIIGALFRSARFNRQQTELVIIVTANLVSPTSGEALTLPTDRIRPPTENELFLYGRVSGSDTNTVGSSRGGDAAAQDFSGNYGYVLE
- a CDS encoding CoA transferase subunit A, giving the protein MKKVYGSAAEALDGLLRDGMTIAAGGFGLCGIPELLLQAIKEAGTKDLTFASNNAGVDDFGIGILLQTRQVKKMISSYVGENAEFMRQYLSGELELEFTPQGTLAERMRAGGCGIPGFYTKTGVGTVIADGKEVKEFDGQDYILERGIVADLAIVKAWKADATGNLVFRKTARNFNPPAAMCGRTCVVEVEEIVETGSLDPDHIHLPGIYVHRIIQGEHEKRIEQRTIREAS